The DNA region ATCAACAATAACATCTTTTACATCAGTTTCTGAATACGAAAATTTAACTTCAAACTTAGCCTCCAAAACAGGAAACAGCTCCAGCAACGATAGCTTATTTTGCTGCTGAAAACCAAAAGCAAAATTTATATAAAGTAGAAAAAAAACGAGACTTTTTTTATTCAGATGCATAGTTATACAACTCTACTTGCTTTCCATTTATTTTATAACTTAATTTTAATGGTATGGTTACAGACTGTAGCGCTATGTTTTTATCGGTGTGCGTAAACGTACCCGAAAAGGTTTTTGAAACATCTACTTTCGAAGCTTCAATGCTGATATCGTACTGAATTTCCAATTCGTCAATGACTTGCCAAAGCGGCACATTATCAAAGCTCGATTCTTTTGCCAACCACGATGGGGTTTCGGCATTAAAATCAGGCACCTCAACAACGTTACCATTAACCAATCTAAAGGTTTTTCCGGGTTTTAAAATCGTTTCCTTTTTAGCGGAAGTCACTTTCACCGAACCTTCATAACACATTACTTCAAAATAGTTTTCGCGTTCCTTTACGTTAAACTGAGTACCCAACACTTGAATGTTCCCAGCTTCGGTTTGCACGGTAAAGGCTTCCCCTTTGGTTACCTTAAAAAAGGCTTCACCATCCAATTCCAACGTTCTGTTGCTTTTCCATTCTTTTTTATTGAACGACAATTTAGATTGGGCATTCAATATCACTTCAGAATCGTCGGGAAGGCTCAAAACCTCGGTCTGTGCCATTTGCGTTTCAAATGATTTGGTATTATTGAAGAACAAAAAGTAAGATGATGTTAGCAACACCACTAAAACGGCCGCTACCTTTAAGAACGATTTAAAGTTTAACGGAATCACCTTTGGCTCGGCTTTTTTGAGCGTTCGATTTTTAAATTGCTCTAGGGCTTTTTGGGCATCGACTTTAGGCACACTGAACTGTTTGGCATAAAACCCCATCTTCTCGAGCGCCGAAAAGTCTTCTTCGGGATAACGCTTTTTGATTTCTTCGCCAGAAATCTCGCCGTTAAACCATTTTAATATGTCGTTTTCCTTATTCATTTTTATATGCTTTGTACAAACAAGACACCTTTAAGTC from Tamlana crocina includes:
- a CDS encoding FecR domain-containing protein translates to MNKENDILKWFNGEISGEEIKKRYPEEDFSALEKMGFYAKQFSVPKVDAQKALEQFKNRTLKKAEPKVIPLNFKSFLKVAAVLVVLLTSSYFLFFNNTKSFETQMAQTEVLSLPDDSEVILNAQSKLSFNKKEWKSNRTLELDGEAFFKVTKGEAFTVQTEAGNIQVLGTQFNVKERENYFEVMCYEGSVKVTSAKKETILKPGKTFRLVNGNVVEVPDFNAETPSWLAKESSFDNVPLWQVIDELEIQYDISIEASKVDVSKTFSGTFTHTDKNIALQSVTIPLKLSYKINGKQVELYNYASE